In Streptomyces longhuiensis, the following proteins share a genomic window:
- a CDS encoding VIT1/CCC1 transporter family protein, with protein MAIIETEATLHDAHRDNHTHRDVNGGWLRPAVFGAMDGLVSNLALMTGVAGGAVSQQTIIITGLSGLAAGAFSMAAGEYTSVASQRELVEAELDVERRELRKHPADEERELADLYMSRGVEPDLAREVARQLSKDPEQALEIHAREELGIDPGDLPSPTVAAVSSFGSFALGALLPLLPYLLGASALWPAVLLALVGLFACGAIVAKVTARSWWFSGVRQLALGGAAAGVTYLLGSLFGTAVG; from the coding sequence ATGGCCATCATCGAGACCGAAGCGACGCTGCACGACGCGCACCGCGACAACCACACGCACCGCGATGTCAACGGTGGCTGGCTGCGCCCCGCGGTGTTCGGCGCGATGGACGGACTCGTCTCGAACCTGGCCCTGATGACCGGTGTCGCGGGCGGCGCCGTTTCGCAGCAGACGATCATCATCACCGGGCTCTCCGGCCTTGCCGCCGGCGCCTTCTCCATGGCCGCCGGCGAGTACACCTCCGTCGCCTCTCAGCGCGAGCTGGTCGAGGCCGAACTCGACGTCGAGCGGCGGGAGTTGAGGAAGCACCCGGCGGACGAGGAGCGGGAGCTCGCCGACCTCTACATGTCGCGTGGCGTGGAGCCCGACCTCGCCCGGGAAGTGGCGCGCCAGCTGTCGAAGGACCCCGAGCAGGCCCTGGAGATCCACGCGCGCGAGGAGCTGGGCATCGACCCCGGCGACCTGCCGTCGCCGACCGTCGCCGCCGTCTCCTCCTTCGGGTCCTTCGCCCTCGGCGCCCTGCTTCCGCTGCTGCCCTATCTGCTGGGTGCGAGCGCCCTGTGGCCCGCGGTCCTGCTCGCGCTCGTCGGCCTCTTCGCCTGTGGGGCGATCGTGGCCAAGGTGACGGCGCGGTCCTGGTGGTTCAGCGGGGTGCGCCAGCTGGCTCTCGGCGGTGCCGCGGCGGGTGTGACGTATCTCCTGGGCAGCCTGTTCGGTACGGCCGTAGGATGA
- a CDS encoding ADP-ribosylglycohydrolase family protein, with protein sequence MSVGLDPSPGAEGPRRLGTVPHRRPPAAISLRDRARGALLGLAVGDALGAPAENMKPSQIRERWGRIEGFVSPDPVGTDDTEYAIFSGLLLAAHGSALTVGQVEAAWHTWIADLDEGPFRGAGFSERGTLENLRRGLAAPISAQHRHAWSDGLAMRAAPFGVYAAGRPAEAARLVAVDGSVSHDGEGILGGRAVAAGVAAAMVSHNPDTVVEAALSAIPEDSWTARSLHRAVAAARSARRDPDGTQLSMEREVRRAVVIGGYPWPDLAPEAVGLAFGAFAAARGEFRESVLMAVNMGRDADTTAAVAGALAGALRGERTIPADWATAIGPVRGSCLPSMTGRHILDIADTLTPKPSPPEGATT encoded by the coding sequence ATGAGCGTCGGCCTGGACCCGTCGCCGGGCGCGGAAGGTCCCCGAAGGCTCGGCACGGTCCCGCACCGCCGGCCGCCGGCCGCGATCTCCCTGCGGGACCGCGCCCGGGGAGCCCTGCTCGGCCTCGCGGTGGGCGACGCGCTCGGCGCGCCCGCCGAGAACATGAAGCCGTCGCAGATCCGGGAACGATGGGGCCGTATCGAGGGGTTCGTCTCGCCGGACCCGGTGGGCACGGACGACACCGAGTACGCGATCTTCTCGGGCCTGCTGCTCGCGGCCCACGGTTCGGCGCTCACCGTGGGACAGGTCGAGGCGGCCTGGCACACCTGGATCGCCGACCTCGACGAGGGCCCGTTCCGGGGCGCGGGCTTCAGCGAGAGAGGAACCCTGGAGAACCTGCGCCGGGGCCTTGCGGCACCCATCTCGGCGCAGCACCGCCACGCGTGGAGCGACGGACTCGCCATGCGGGCGGCCCCGTTCGGGGTGTACGCGGCGGGCCGTCCGGCGGAGGCGGCACGCCTCGTCGCGGTGGACGGCTCGGTGTCGCACGACGGGGAGGGCATCCTCGGAGGCCGGGCGGTGGCGGCCGGGGTCGCGGCGGCGATGGTGAGCCACAACCCGGACACGGTGGTCGAGGCAGCGCTGTCCGCGATCCCCGAGGACTCCTGGACAGCACGCTCGCTGCACCGCGCGGTGGCGGCGGCCCGCAGCGCCCGCCGCGACCCCGACGGCACCCAGCTCTCCATGGAACGAGAGGTACGCCGGGCCGTGGTGATCGGCGGCTACCCGTGGCCGGACCTGGCCCCGGAGGCGGTGGGCCTGGCCTTCGGCGCGTTCGCCGCGGCCCGGGGCGAGTTCAGGGAGTCGGTCCTGATGGCGGTGAACATGGGCCGCGACGCGGACACGACGGCCGCGGTGGCGGGCGCCCTGGCCGGCGCGCTACGCGGCGAACGGACGATCCCCGCCGACTGGGCGACGGCGATCGGCCCGGTCCGAGGCAGCTGCCTCCCGTCGATGACGGGCCGTCACATCCTGGACATCGCCGACACCTTGACCCCCAAGCCCTCACCCCCTGAGGGAGCCACAACGTGA
- a CDS encoding ADP-ribosylglycohydrolase family protein, giving the protein MTPPTATPESKPRAPGPPTTPRRIEGLLLGIAAGDAAGWPSGRHRAARLPDWTRRLTRELDTFAEQNATTTLPVPIALNQPPEPLRLGPSDDAEWAAFTAASILNAAEARAQSANLLPDDHVRTALTLAWNTLAAEVAEATARADEIESARMPMRARISVRAGLGNLAAGLSPPATGHDNPHYFDDAACVRAAVLAVVHPGAPELAAELAEFDARYTQDGDGVHGARAMAAAVATALGGAPVDACVDAALAQLPEGTEIRRNALHAVDLARRAAAARPGLPGNAFALVPVLEHEIVDHVYSYGIAAAETVPVALAVATAAGGNVTEAVPTAACLSRVADSAPALAGALTGAIGGADTLPASWRDACRRLAGCALPRLAGTDLVDIAADLTRAATTPKGP; this is encoded by the coding sequence ATGACGCCCCCCACGGCCACACCCGAATCAAAGCCCCGCGCCCCCGGACCCCCCACCACCCCCCGCCGAATCGAGGGCCTGCTGCTCGGCATCGCCGCAGGCGACGCCGCAGGCTGGCCCTCAGGCCGGCACCGCGCAGCCCGCCTCCCCGACTGGACCCGCCGCCTGACCCGAGAACTGGACACGTTCGCGGAGCAGAACGCGACGACGACGCTCCCCGTACCGATCGCGCTCAACCAGCCCCCGGAACCCCTGCGCCTGGGCCCGTCGGACGACGCGGAATGGGCGGCGTTCACGGCGGCCTCGATCCTGAACGCCGCCGAGGCGAGAGCCCAGAGCGCGAACCTCCTCCCGGACGACCACGTACGCACGGCACTCACCCTCGCCTGGAACACCCTCGCCGCGGAGGTGGCCGAGGCAACGGCCCGGGCGGACGAGATCGAGTCGGCGCGCATGCCGATGCGGGCACGCATCTCCGTAAGAGCGGGCCTCGGCAACCTGGCGGCGGGCCTGAGCCCCCCGGCCACAGGACACGACAACCCTCACTACTTCGACGACGCGGCCTGCGTACGCGCGGCCGTACTGGCCGTGGTCCACCCGGGCGCCCCCGAACTCGCCGCGGAACTGGCGGAGTTCGACGCCCGGTACACGCAGGACGGCGACGGGGTGCACGGCGCCAGAGCCATGGCGGCGGCGGTGGCGACAGCGCTGGGCGGCGCGCCGGTGGACGCCTGCGTGGACGCCGCGCTGGCCCAGCTCCCCGAGGGAACCGAGATCCGCCGCAACGCGCTGCACGCGGTGGACCTGGCGCGAAGGGCGGCAGCGGCCCGCCCCGGCCTGCCGGGAAACGCGTTCGCGCTGGTCCCGGTCCTGGAGCACGAGATCGTCGACCACGTCTACAGCTACGGCATCGCGGCGGCGGAAACGGTCCCGGTGGCCCTGGCCGTGGCGACCGCGGCCGGCGGCAACGTGACGGAGGCGGTACCCACGGCGGCGTGCCTCTCGCGGGTGGCGGACTCGGCCCCGGCGCTGGCGGGCGCGCTGACCGGAGCGATCGGCGGAGCCGACACGCTCCCGGCGAGCTGGCGGGACGCCTGCCGCAGGCTCGCGGGCTGCGCACTGCCGCGCCTGGCGGGAACGGACCTCGTGGACATCGCAGCAGACCTGACCAGGGCAGCAACCACACCGAAAGGCCCCTGA
- a CDS encoding ADP-ribosylglycohydrolase family protein → MTTTAPTPKRTPKGTPTPTPRSLEDRTTGALLGAAVGDALGGPVEGWTPEAIAERHGGRVRGIVEPFHKDDWRTARPIAPYHKGDGHVTDDTLMTHALIRVYENVRDHLDAYAVADHLVPDLITNTRWIPELEAEALPLQRIFLAEKWIVARIHYGHVDPREAGVGNIVNCGAAMYMAPVGAVNAGNPGRAYEEALDVAGAHQSSYGREAAGVFAAAVAAAFRPDATPESVVEEALALAKDGTRSAIEAVCEVARDHTDFEDALGPLREAVTPFDTVGPEYRKPSLGARRPSRLHAIEELPIALGMLLVGRGDFRQTVLGSVNYGRDCDSIATMSGAIVGALYGESAVPREWSGEVARASRLDLHTPAASLARVTREVFAKDLTRRRSHEAAFAELTATAGS, encoded by the coding sequence ATGACCACTACCGCACCCACCCCGAAGCGAACCCCGAAAGGAACCCCCACCCCCACCCCCCGCTCCCTGGAGGACCGCACCACCGGAGCGCTGCTCGGCGCCGCGGTGGGCGACGCGCTGGGCGGCCCGGTGGAGGGCTGGACGCCGGAGGCGATCGCGGAGCGCCACGGCGGCCGGGTCCGCGGCATCGTGGAGCCGTTCCACAAGGACGACTGGCGTACGGCGCGCCCGATCGCCCCGTACCACAAGGGCGACGGTCATGTCACCGACGACACCTTGATGACGCACGCGCTGATCCGGGTCTACGAGAACGTACGGGACCACCTGGACGCGTACGCGGTCGCGGACCACCTCGTCCCCGACCTGATCACCAACACCCGCTGGATCCCCGAGTTGGAGGCGGAGGCGCTCCCGCTGCAGCGGATCTTCCTGGCCGAGAAGTGGATCGTGGCGCGCATCCACTACGGCCATGTGGACCCGCGCGAGGCGGGCGTGGGCAACATCGTGAACTGCGGCGCGGCGATGTACATGGCTCCGGTGGGAGCGGTGAACGCGGGCAACCCCGGCAGGGCGTACGAGGAGGCGCTGGACGTGGCGGGCGCGCACCAGTCGTCGTACGGCAGGGAGGCGGCGGGCGTCTTCGCGGCGGCGGTCGCCGCGGCGTTCAGGCCGGATGCGACGCCGGAGTCGGTGGTCGAGGAGGCGCTGGCTCTCGCGAAGGACGGCACACGGTCGGCGATCGAGGCGGTGTGCGAAGTGGCACGCGACCACACGGACTTCGAGGACGCGCTGGGACCGCTGCGGGAGGCGGTCACGCCGTTCGACACGGTCGGCCCGGAGTACCGCAAGCCGTCGCTCGGGGCGCGCCGCCCGTCCCGGCTGCACGCGATCGAGGAGCTGCCGATCGCGCTCGGGATGCTCCTGGTCGGCCGAGGCGATTTCCGGCAGACGGTCCTCGGCTCGGTCAACTACGGCCGTGACTGCGACTCGATCGCGACGATGAGCGGTGCGATCGTGGGCGCGCTGTACGGGGAGTCGGCGGTGCCACGGGAGTGGAGCGGGGAGGTGGCCCGCGCGAGCAGGCTCGACCTGCACACACCGGCGGCCTCGCTGGCCCGGGTCACGCGCGAGGTCTTCGCCAAGGACCTGACCCGCCGCCGGTCCCACGAGGCGGCGTTCGCCGAACTCACCGCGACCGCGGGGTCGTGA
- a CDS encoding ADP-ribosylglycohydrolase family protein, with translation MLRLTWVQPEDLLGHELRQAAQDGRDASGVERRWREAGGLPPPERAGASPPPQDPRLRALANTLLDELASTQSPLGPLEPTSLPEIKQLTPRPAGPALQDKGRAGLGAAPPEIPETKSLHASWLGRAVGCLLGKPVEKLPLDGIRSIAKSTSNWPLNTWFTDRNLPRDVAERHPWNRRSRPTSLAENIDGMPEDDDLNYPLLGLLLLRRHGAEFTTADVARLWLDELPAGRTFTAERIAYRNLLDGIEPPETAVHRNPFREWIGAQIRADVFGWTNPGDPARAAELAYRDATLTHTANGVYGEMFVAAAIAHAAAPTATTPRTAAPHRTTPTLHATLQAPTSPTTPTVRTTLDAGLAVIPPDSRYAQAIRFGIETARAEPAGTPAGFASVVDTLHARYAHDHHWVHVLPNAALLAAALTHADGDFTGSICRAVSGGWDTDSNGATAGSIAGLLAGSPDAIDDRWTTPLKNRLATSVADFDGIGFDELARLTQEART, from the coding sequence ATGCTGCGCCTCACCTGGGTCCAGCCCGAGGACCTGCTCGGCCACGAACTGCGCCAGGCGGCCCAGGACGGCCGGGACGCAAGCGGAGTGGAGCGCCGCTGGCGCGAGGCGGGCGGCCTCCCGCCCCCCGAGCGCGCGGGAGCGTCACCGCCACCCCAGGACCCAAGGCTACGAGCGCTGGCGAACACGCTCCTGGACGAACTGGCCTCAACACAGAGCCCTCTGGGGCCACTTGAACCGACCTCCTTGCCGGAGATCAAGCAGCTCACCCCACGACCAGCCGGTCCGGCGCTCCAGGACAAGGGACGCGCGGGCCTGGGGGCAGCGCCCCCGGAAATCCCCGAAACGAAGAGCCTGCACGCGTCCTGGCTGGGCAGAGCGGTCGGCTGCCTCCTGGGCAAACCCGTGGAGAAGCTCCCCCTGGACGGCATCCGGTCCATCGCGAAGTCCACGTCCAACTGGCCCTTGAACACCTGGTTCACGGACCGGAACCTCCCGAGGGACGTGGCGGAGCGCCACCCCTGGAACCGCCGCTCCCGCCCCACCTCCCTAGCCGAGAACATCGACGGCATGCCGGAGGACGACGACCTCAACTACCCGCTCCTCGGCCTGCTCCTGCTCCGGCGCCACGGCGCCGAGTTCACCACGGCGGACGTGGCGCGGCTGTGGCTCGACGAGTTGCCGGCGGGCCGCACGTTCACCGCGGAGCGCATCGCGTACCGCAATCTCCTGGACGGCATCGAGCCCCCGGAGACGGCGGTGCACCGCAACCCGTTCCGGGAGTGGATCGGCGCCCAGATCCGCGCGGACGTCTTCGGCTGGACGAACCCCGGCGACCCGGCCCGGGCGGCCGAACTGGCCTACAGGGACGCGACGTTGACGCACACGGCGAACGGCGTCTACGGAGAGATGTTCGTAGCGGCAGCCATCGCCCACGCGGCAGCACCGACCGCCACCACGCCCCGCACCGCCGCGCCGCACCGGACCACCCCCACCCTCCACGCCACTCTCCAGGCCCCCACCAGCCCCACAACCCCAACCGTCCGCACCACCCTCGACGCCGGCCTCGCCGTGATCCCGCCCGACTCGCGCTACGCCCAGGCGATCCGCTTCGGCATCGAGACGGCCCGCGCCGAACCCGCCGGCACCCCGGCCGGCTTCGCGTCCGTGGTCGACACGCTCCACGCCCGCTACGCCCACGACCACCACTGGGTGCACGTCCTGCCCAACGCGGCGCTCCTCGCCGCCGCGCTCACCCACGCCGACGGCGACTTCACGGGGTCCATCTGCCGTGCGGTGTCGGGTGGCTGGGACACCGACTCGAACGGCGCGACCGCCGGTTCGATCGCCGGACTTCTCGCCGGCTCGCCCGACGCGATCGACGACCGCTGGACCACCCCGCTCAAGAACCGTCTGGCGACCTCGGTCGCCGACTTCGACGGGATCGGCTTCGACGAACTGGCCAGGCTCACTCAGGAGGCCCGCACATGA
- a CDS encoding CaiB/BaiF CoA transferase family protein — MNSDHDQHTAAPTPDTPAPDTPTSQRPAPLQGLRVLDLATLFAGPLAATMLGDFGADVIKVEHPRKPDPSRGHGPSKDGVGLWWKLLGRNKRNITLDLSTPGGREILLKLVADADVLIENFRPGTLEKWNLGWEELNAANPRLVLTRVTAFGQFGPYSRRPGFGTLAEAMSGFAALTGEPDGPPTLPPFGLADSIAALSTSYAVMAALQGRERTGRGQVVDMAIIEPMLTVLGPQPIWYDQLGYVQPRTGNRSTNNAPRNTYRTSDDKWVAVSTSAQSIAERVMRLVGRPELIDEPWFETGSGRAGHADELDAAVGAWINRHSRDDVLAAFEKAEAAIAPVFDIRDVMDDEQYQALDSITEVPDPELGTVRMQNVLFRLSETPGAIKWAGRPHGADTDEILTGLGLSPSEISTLREAGAL; from the coding sequence ATGAATTCCGATCACGACCAGCACACCGCCGCCCCCACGCCCGACACCCCCGCACCCGACACCCCCACCTCCCAACGCCCCGCCCCCCTGCAGGGCCTGCGCGTACTCGACCTGGCCACCCTCTTCGCCGGCCCGCTCGCCGCCACCATGCTGGGCGACTTCGGCGCCGACGTGATCAAGGTCGAGCACCCCCGTAAACCGGACCCGTCCCGAGGCCACGGCCCGTCGAAGGACGGCGTCGGCCTGTGGTGGAAGCTCCTCGGCCGCAACAAGCGGAACATCACCCTCGATCTCTCCACACCGGGCGGGCGCGAGATCCTCCTCAAGCTGGTCGCGGACGCGGACGTGCTGATCGAGAACTTCCGTCCCGGCACCCTGGAGAAGTGGAACCTCGGCTGGGAGGAGCTGAACGCCGCCAACCCGCGCCTGGTACTCACCCGCGTCACCGCCTTCGGCCAGTTCGGGCCGTACTCGCGGCGCCCGGGATTCGGCACGCTCGCCGAGGCGATGAGCGGCTTCGCGGCGCTCACGGGCGAGCCCGACGGCCCCCCGACGCTCCCGCCGTTCGGCCTCGCGGACTCGATCGCCGCCCTCTCCACGTCGTACGCGGTGATGGCCGCGCTCCAGGGCCGCGAGCGGACGGGGCGGGGCCAGGTCGTCGACATGGCGATCATCGAGCCGATGCTGACGGTCCTCGGCCCGCAGCCCATCTGGTACGACCAGCTCGGCTACGTACAGCCGCGCACCGGGAACCGGTCCACGAACAACGCCCCGCGCAACACCTACCGCACGAGCGACGACAAGTGGGTGGCGGTCTCCACGTCCGCCCAGTCGATCGCCGAGCGCGTGATGCGCCTGGTCGGCCGCCCCGAGCTGATCGACGAGCCGTGGTTCGAGACGGGGTCGGGCCGCGCGGGCCACGCCGACGAACTCGACGCCGCGGTCGGCGCCTGGATCAACCGGCACTCGCGGGACGACGTCCTCGCGGCCTTCGAGAAGGCGGAGGCCGCCATCGCCCCCGTCTTCGACATCCGCGACGTGATGGACGACGAGCAGTACCAGGCGCTCGACTCGATCACCGAGGTGCCCGACCCCGAGCTGGGCACGGTCAGGATGCAGAACGTGCTGTTCCGCCTCTCCGAGACCCCCGGCGCGATCAAATGGGCCGGCCGCCCCCACGGCGCCGACACGGACGAGATCCTTACGGGCCTCGGTCTTTCCCCCTCGGAGATCAGCACCCTCCGCGAAGCGGGCGCCCTGTGA
- a CDS encoding HpcH/HpaI aldolase/citrate lyase family protein, with protein sequence MTAQSYETFLTWLYAPGDRPEVVAKALDSGADVVLIDLEDAVAPDRKTYALDATAELLAEKHPVPVHVRVNALHSPRAESEVRRLTPLPGLGALRLPKVHGPADLDRVSDWSVEVPPLYALLESALGVEQAYEIARHPSVRGIALGEADLRAELGVTNGEGLAWPRGRAVVAARAAALPPPPQSVYPDVRDTVGLARSCSHGRALGFFGRMAIHPRQLPVIEAAFLPTAAEVDAATEVVGAAATEAGALALPDGRFVDAAIVSDARRVLTLASRRRGG encoded by the coding sequence GTGACCGCCCAGTCCTACGAGACATTCCTGACCTGGCTCTACGCCCCGGGCGACCGGCCGGAGGTGGTGGCGAAGGCGCTCGACTCGGGCGCCGACGTGGTCCTGATCGACCTGGAGGACGCGGTCGCTCCCGACCGCAAGACGTACGCCCTCGACGCCACCGCCGAGCTGCTCGCCGAGAAGCACCCGGTGCCGGTGCATGTGCGGGTCAACGCGCTGCACTCGCCGCGCGCCGAGTCCGAGGTCAGACGGCTCACCCCGCTCCCGGGCCTCGGCGCCCTGCGTCTCCCCAAGGTCCACGGCCCCGCCGACCTGGACCGTGTCTCGGACTGGTCGGTCGAGGTGCCGCCCCTGTACGCCCTCCTGGAGTCGGCGCTCGGCGTCGAGCAGGCGTACGAGATCGCGCGGCATCCGAGCGTACGGGGCATCGCGCTGGGCGAGGCGGATCTGCGGGCGGAGCTCGGCGTGACGAACGGCGAGGGGCTGGCGTGGCCACGCGGGCGGGCCGTCGTCGCCGCGCGCGCCGCGGCACTCCCCCCGCCTCCGCAGTCCGTCTACCCGGACGTCCGCGACACGGTGGGCCTGGCCCGCTCCTGTTCGCACGGCCGGGCGCTCGGCTTCTTCGGCCGTATGGCGATCCATCCCCGCCAGCTCCCCGTCATCGAGGCGGCGTTCCTGCCGACGGCGGCGGAGGTCGACGCGGCGACGGAGGTCGTCGGCGCCGCCGCCACGGAGGCGGGGGCCCTGGCGCTGCCCGACGGCCGCTTCGTCGACGCGGCGATCGTGTCGGACGCGCGCCGGGTGCTCACGCTGGCCTCCCGCCGTCGCGGGGGCTGA
- the lgt gene encoding prolipoprotein diacylglyceryl transferase translates to MTLAFIPSPAHGVVYLGPIPLRGYAFCIIIGVFVAVWLGNKRWIARGGRSGTVADIAVWAVPFGLVGGRLYHVITDYELYFSEGRDWVDAFKIWEGGLGIWGAIALGAVGAWIGCRRRGIPLPAYADAIAPGIAIAQAIGRWGNWFNQELYGKPTDLPWALKITSSADGRVPGTYHPTFLYESLWCIGVALLVIWADRRFKLGHGRAFALYVAAYCVGRFWIEYMRVDDAHHILGLRLNDWTAMGVFLLAVIYIVISAKIRPGREAIVEPGAGDDDAGTDTAKAEGDDADPRDKAEVKAEDEAAGDDAESTTAAEDEAAVKDEAADKDEANGEAGATKAGKS, encoded by the coding sequence ATGACTCTTGCCTTCATCCCCAGCCCGGCTCACGGAGTGGTCTATCTCGGACCCATTCCGCTGCGCGGCTACGCGTTCTGCATCATCATCGGCGTCTTCGTGGCCGTATGGCTCGGCAACAAGCGCTGGATCGCCCGCGGCGGGCGGTCCGGCACCGTTGCCGACATCGCGGTCTGGGCCGTGCCGTTCGGCCTCGTCGGCGGCCGGCTCTACCACGTGATCACGGACTACGAGCTGTACTTCAGCGAGGGCCGTGACTGGGTGGACGCCTTCAAGATCTGGGAGGGCGGCCTCGGGATCTGGGGCGCCATCGCGCTCGGCGCGGTGGGCGCGTGGATCGGGTGCCGCAGGCGCGGTATCCCGCTCCCCGCGTACGCCGACGCCATCGCGCCCGGCATCGCCATCGCGCAGGCCATCGGCCGCTGGGGCAACTGGTTCAACCAGGAGCTGTACGGCAAGCCCACCGACCTGCCGTGGGCCCTGAAGATCACGTCGTCGGCGGACGGGCGCGTGCCGGGCACGTACCACCCGACCTTCCTGTACGAGTCCCTGTGGTGCATCGGTGTCGCGCTGCTCGTGATCTGGGCGGACCGCCGCTTCAAGCTCGGCCACGGACGCGCCTTCGCGCTCTACGTCGCCGCGTACTGCGTGGGCCGCTTCTGGATCGAGTACATGCGCGTCGACGACGCCCACCACATCCTCGGCCTGCGGCTCAACGACTGGACCGCGATGGGTGTCTTCCTGCTCGCGGTGATCTACATCGTGATCTCGGCGAAGATCCGCCCCGGCCGCGAAGCGATCGTGGAGCCGGGCGCCGGTGACGACGACGCGGGCACGGACACGGCCAAGGCCGAGGGCGACGACGCCGATCCCCGGGACAAGGCCGAGGTCAAGGCGGAGGACGAGGCAGCGGGCGACGATGCCGAGTCCACCACGGCGGCCGAGGACGAGGCCGCCGTCAAGGACGAGGCCGCCGACAAGGACGAGGCCAACGGTGAGGCAGGGGCCACGAAGGCCGGGAAGAGCTAG